Proteins from a genomic interval of Rhodococcoides fascians A25f:
- a CDS encoding iron-siderophore ABC transporter substrate-binding protein produces the protein MTMRSTRMLTAVVAVIVLGVSLTACSTADTGESGTPSADGVFPVVIDHIYGSTTVPEKPTRIVTLGVSDADAVIALGTVPVGNTGYTFYETGLGPWTDELVGDAPLTLLGSESEPNFELIASLAPDLITGLNAGFDEATYTKLSDIAPTIARPAGSAAYAVDREVATDTISRAMGESERGEELNAQTTALLEQVRTEHPEFAGRTAAVVLPYDGQFGAFLPGDARGTFVTSLGLTVPEPILAQDDGTNFFVPVSLENISMLDADVVLYLGTGEPIDVVAENPIFGTLKAARNDAILPLSTDQRGAITYNSVLSIPFAIDAVVPRVADALT, from the coding sequence ATGACAATGCGGTCGACCCGAATGCTGACGGCAGTGGTGGCGGTGATCGTCCTCGGTGTATCCCTGACGGCCTGCTCGACCGCAGATACCGGCGAATCGGGTACCCCGTCGGCCGACGGTGTCTTCCCGGTCGTCATCGACCACATCTACGGCAGCACGACCGTTCCGGAGAAGCCCACTCGCATCGTCACACTCGGAGTGTCCGACGCCGACGCCGTCATTGCCCTCGGCACTGTGCCGGTCGGGAACACCGGGTACACCTTCTACGAGACCGGACTCGGTCCGTGGACCGACGAGTTGGTGGGCGACGCACCACTGACACTGCTGGGCTCGGAGTCCGAACCGAACTTCGAGCTGATCGCCTCTCTGGCACCGGATTTGATCACCGGCCTGAACGCCGGCTTCGACGAGGCCACCTACACAAAACTCAGTGACATCGCCCCGACGATCGCTCGACCGGCGGGATCGGCGGCCTATGCCGTCGATCGAGAGGTGGCCACCGACACCATCTCGCGCGCGATGGGCGAATCCGAGCGTGGCGAGGAGCTCAATGCGCAGACGACCGCGTTGCTCGAGCAGGTTCGCACGGAACACCCCGAGTTCGCGGGCAGGACTGCCGCCGTGGTGCTTCCCTACGACGGGCAGTTCGGTGCGTTCCTACCTGGCGATGCCCGCGGTACGTTCGTCACCTCGTTGGGATTGACGGTTCCGGAGCCCATTCTCGCTCAGGACGACGGTACGAACTTCTTCGTACCGGTCTCGCTGGAGAACATCTCGATGCTCGACGCCGATGTGGTGCTGTACCTCGGCACGGGTGAGCCCATCGACGTCGTGGCGGAAAATCCGATCTTCGGGACATTGAAGGCAGCGCGCAACGATGCGATCCTTCCGCTGTCCACCGATCAGCGCGGCGCGATCACGTACAACTCGGTTCTGTCGATACCGTTCGCCATCGACGCGGTGGTGCCTCGCGTGGCCGACGCCCTGACGTAA
- a CDS encoding isoprenyl transferase, producing MGTVIRRREPQPRPDGQSAVRPPDPHPSGARPPILQPELIPRHVALVMDGNGRWAQDRGLPRTAGHEQGEAVLMDTVCGCIEIGVQWLSAYAFSTENWKRSPDEVKFLMGFNRDVIRRRRDEMNEMGVRVRWAGRRPRLWGSVIKELEVAEELTKHNTVMTLTMCVNYGGRAEIADATREIARQVAAGKLNPEKITEATVAKYLDEADMPDVDLFLRPSGEQRTSNFLLWQSAYAEFVFQKKLFPDFDRRDLWEACIEFASRDRRFGGVKYE from the coding sequence ATGGGGACCGTGATTCGACGACGAGAGCCGCAACCCCGGCCTGACGGACAGTCGGCAGTGCGCCCTCCCGATCCGCACCCGTCGGGCGCTCGGCCGCCGATTCTGCAGCCGGAACTGATACCTCGCCACGTCGCCTTGGTGATGGACGGCAACGGTCGATGGGCGCAGGATCGCGGTCTACCGCGCACCGCGGGGCACGAGCAGGGCGAAGCGGTGCTCATGGACACCGTCTGCGGATGTATCGAGATCGGTGTGCAGTGGTTGTCCGCGTACGCCTTCTCGACGGAGAACTGGAAGCGCAGCCCCGACGAGGTCAAGTTTCTGATGGGCTTCAACCGTGACGTCATTCGTCGTCGACGCGACGAGATGAACGAGATGGGCGTCCGGGTCCGCTGGGCCGGTCGGCGACCCAGGTTGTGGGGCAGCGTCATCAAGGAACTCGAAGTGGCCGAGGAGCTGACGAAGCACAACACCGTGATGACGTTGACGATGTGCGTCAATTACGGTGGGCGTGCCGAGATTGCCGATGCGACAAGGGAAATTGCCCGACAGGTTGCCGCAGGCAAGCTGAACCCCGAGAAGATCACCGAGGCAACCGTCGCGAAGTACCTCGACGAAGCGGATATGCCGGACGTGGACTTGTTCCTGCGACCGTCGGGGGAGCAGCGAACGTCGAACTTCCTGCTGTGGCAATCCGCGTATGCGGAGTTCGTGTTCCAGAAGAAGCTCTTCCCGGATTTCGACCGCCGGGACCTGTGGGAGGCGTGTATCGAATTCGCTTCGCGTGATCGACGATTCGGCGGAGTGAAATATGAGTGA
- the era gene encoding GTPase Era → MSEQNNGEFRSGFVCFVGRPNTGKSTLTNALVGSKIAITSSRPQTTRHTIRGIVHREHAQLILVDTPGLHRPRTLLGQRLNDLVQDTYSEVDVIGLCIPADEKIGPGDRWILEQVRHIAPKTTLIGIVTKIDKVKKERVVQQLMALSKLLGDSSHVIPVSAESGEQVEKLVDLLASELPPGPAFYPDGELTDEPEEILMAELIREAALEGVRDELPHSLAVVIDEVVPREGHDNMLDVHAILYVERSSQKAIIIGKGGSRLKEVGTASRLQIEKLLGTRIYLDLHVKIAKDWQTDPKQMGKLGF, encoded by the coding sequence TCTGTTTCGTAGGCCGACCCAACACCGGCAAGTCCACCCTGACCAATGCGTTGGTGGGGTCGAAGATCGCCATCACGTCCTCGCGTCCGCAGACGACGCGGCACACCATCCGCGGAATCGTGCACCGCGAGCACGCGCAGTTGATCCTTGTCGACACCCCTGGATTGCACCGCCCCAGAACGCTTCTGGGGCAGCGACTCAACGATCTGGTGCAGGACACGTACTCCGAGGTCGACGTCATCGGCCTGTGCATCCCGGCCGACGAGAAGATCGGACCGGGGGACCGATGGATCCTCGAGCAGGTTCGCCACATCGCCCCCAAGACCACCTTGATCGGCATCGTCACCAAGATCGACAAGGTCAAGAAGGAACGCGTCGTGCAGCAGCTGATGGCGCTGTCGAAGCTCCTCGGCGACTCCAGCCATGTGATTCCGGTATCGGCCGAATCCGGTGAGCAGGTGGAGAAGCTGGTCGATCTGCTGGCGTCGGAACTCCCACCGGGACCGGCGTTCTACCCCGACGGTGAGCTGACCGACGAGCCGGAGGAAATCCTCATGGCCGAGCTCATTCGGGAGGCCGCGCTCGAAGGCGTCCGCGATGAGCTACCCCACTCGCTGGCCGTCGTCATCGACGAGGTCGTGCCCCGCGAGGGTCATGACAACATGCTCGACGTGCACGCGATTCTCTACGTCGAGCGGTCGAGTCAGAAGGCCATCATCATCGGCAAGGGCGGCTCGCGACTCAAAGAGGTCGGCACGGCGTCGCGATTGCAGATCGAGAAGTTGCTCGGCACCAGGATCTACCTGGACCTGCACGTGAAAATCGCCAAGGACTGGCAAACCGACCCCAAGCAGATGGGCAAGCTCGGCTTCTGA
- the recO gene encoding DNA repair protein RecO, which yields MRPYRDNAVVLRQHKLGEADRIVTLLTRENGIVRAVAKGVRRTKSKFGARLEPFAHIDVLLYPGRNLDIVTQVHTVDAFGGDIVADYGRYTTGCAVLETAERLAGEEHAPAQRLHQLTVGALRALAQHVRPPELVLDAYLLRAMGFAGWAPALTDCARCAAVGPHRAFHVAAGGAVCVHCRPPGSATPSTGVLDLMVALERGEWDYTVTTSDAVRKQASGLVAAHLQWHLERQLRTLPLIERSHPHQVPLAQPDSVFADTVGQDGDRDSTTRAATPA from the coding sequence GTGAGGCCATACCGTGACAACGCAGTCGTCCTGCGCCAGCACAAGCTGGGTGAGGCCGACCGCATCGTCACGTTGTTGACCAGGGAGAACGGTATCGTACGGGCCGTCGCCAAAGGGGTGCGTCGTACCAAGTCCAAGTTCGGCGCACGGCTGGAACCGTTCGCGCACATCGACGTACTGCTCTATCCGGGACGCAACCTCGACATCGTCACCCAAGTGCACACCGTCGACGCGTTCGGCGGAGACATCGTCGCCGATTACGGTCGCTACACCACCGGTTGTGCCGTTCTCGAGACCGCCGAACGGCTGGCGGGCGAGGAGCATGCACCGGCGCAGCGACTGCATCAGCTGACCGTCGGAGCGCTTCGAGCGCTTGCCCAGCACGTCCGCCCTCCCGAGCTGGTGCTCGACGCTTATCTGCTGCGCGCCATGGGCTTCGCCGGATGGGCGCCCGCACTGACCGATTGTGCGCGCTGCGCCGCAGTCGGGCCACATCGCGCATTTCATGTCGCCGCCGGTGGAGCGGTGTGTGTGCACTGCCGCCCGCCGGGATCGGCGACGCCGTCGACCGGGGTCCTGGATCTGATGGTCGCGCTCGAACGAGGCGAGTGGGACTACACCGTCACCACCTCCGATGCGGTTCGCAAGCAGGCCAGTGGACTGGTGGCGGCGCATCTGCAATGGCATCTGGAACGGCAATTGCGCACACTTCCACTCATCGAACGCTCGCACCCGCATCAGGTGCCGCTGGCGCAACCTGACTCCGTGTTCGCCGATACCGTCGGGCAGGATGGGGACCGTGATTCGACGACGAGAGCCGCAACCCCGGCCTGA
- a CDS encoding Fur family transcriptional regulator, whose amino-acid sequence MTEKSTDTATPRRPVVVGVRATKQRSAISDLLDTIEEFKSAQDLHDELRKRGEGIGLTTVYRTLQTLADAGTVDVLRTDNGESVYRRCSSGHHHHLVCRACGFTVEVEGPTVEKWSQTVAESNGFTDVSHTIEIFGTCSQCSAAGR is encoded by the coding sequence GTGACCGAGAAGTCCACCGATACCGCAACACCGAGACGACCCGTCGTAGTCGGAGTACGAGCCACGAAGCAACGCAGTGCGATCTCGGACTTGCTCGATACCATCGAGGAATTCAAATCTGCACAAGACCTGCACGACGAATTACGTAAGCGCGGTGAGGGAATCGGCCTGACAACCGTCTATCGCACGCTCCAGACGCTGGCCGACGCCGGCACGGTGGACGTGCTTCGCACCGACAACGGCGAGTCGGTCTACCGGCGGTGCTCCTCGGGCCACCATCACCACCTGGTGTGCCGAGCATGCGGATTCACCGTCGAGGTCGAGGGGCCCACCGTCGAGAAGTGGTCCCAGACTGTCGCCGAGTCCAATGGGTTCACCGACGTGAGCCACACCATCGAAATTTTCGGCACCTGCAGTCAGTGCAGCGCGGCGGGTCGCTGA
- a CDS encoding ArsR/SmtB family transcription factor, with protein sequence MHENDPFAAAPPAHIPPKETLAAAGDILRALAAPVRIAIVLQLRESERCVHELVVALGVTQPLISQHLRVLKAAGVVRGERNGREVLYRLVDDHLSHIVVDAVAHAEEGRNL encoded by the coding sequence ATGCACGAGAACGACCCGTTCGCCGCCGCTCCCCCGGCCCACATTCCACCGAAGGAGACCCTGGCCGCGGCCGGCGACATTCTGCGCGCGCTTGCGGCCCCGGTGCGGATCGCGATCGTGCTGCAGCTGCGCGAGTCCGAGCGATGCGTCCACGAACTCGTGGTCGCCCTCGGTGTCACGCAGCCGTTGATCAGCCAGCACCTCCGGGTACTCAAGGCCGCGGGTGTGGTGCGTGGAGAACGCAACGGCCGCGAAGTCCTGTACCGACTCGTCGACGATCACCTCTCCCACATCGTCGTCGACGCCGTGGCCCACGCCGAGGAAGGCCGGAACCTGTGA
- a CDS encoding amidase has product MDFHRSTLVAQAAALASGRITSVQAVTESLDRIEKSQPTLNAFRIVRRDAALTEAAEADRLRAAGGTAPLLGVPIAVKDDVDVTGEPTAFGCAGHFPPATADSEVVRRLRAAGAVIVGKTNSPELGQWPFTGGTFGHTRNPWDRERTPGGSSGGSSAAVAAELVSAALGSDGAGSVRIPASWTNLVGIKPQRGRISTWPDAEAFNGITVIGPLARTVADAALLLDVVSGGHDGDLHRPAPLTVSDAVGRNPGSLRIALSLRKPFIPTPAPLDPEIAAAAYEMAAVLRLLGHQVVVDDPAYGMLLGLNFLPRSLAGVATWLDRLPDPALADPRTRANAKSGRALAGAPLRAARAAEPRIGRRIGRFFDDYDIVLAPTTATPPPRVDAIDGISNADTDRVITEHCPYTWPWNVLGWPSVNVPAGLTKSGLPIGLQLMGHESSEPLLVSVAAQLENVLQWHRKRPEPWWTQVSETS; this is encoded by the coding sequence GTGGATTTTCATCGGTCGACTCTCGTTGCCCAGGCCGCCGCACTCGCGTCGGGTCGCATCACCTCGGTACAGGCGGTCACCGAATCACTCGACCGGATCGAGAAGAGCCAACCCACTCTCAACGCCTTCCGAATCGTGCGTCGCGACGCCGCACTCACCGAGGCCGCCGAGGCGGATCGACTGCGCGCCGCAGGTGGAACCGCGCCCCTGCTCGGCGTTCCGATCGCCGTCAAGGACGATGTGGATGTCACCGGCGAGCCCACCGCCTTCGGCTGCGCCGGGCACTTTCCGCCTGCCACCGCAGACTCGGAGGTGGTGCGCAGGCTGCGCGCGGCAGGAGCGGTGATCGTGGGCAAGACCAACAGCCCCGAGCTGGGCCAATGGCCGTTCACCGGCGGCACCTTCGGACACACCCGCAATCCGTGGGACCGCGAGCGCACCCCCGGTGGCTCCTCCGGTGGCAGTTCTGCAGCGGTGGCTGCCGAATTGGTCTCGGCTGCACTGGGTTCCGACGGTGCCGGCTCGGTCCGGATCCCGGCATCGTGGACCAATCTCGTGGGCATCAAGCCGCAACGGGGACGGATATCGACGTGGCCGGACGCCGAGGCCTTCAACGGCATCACCGTCATCGGCCCGCTCGCACGCACGGTGGCCGACGCCGCACTTCTCCTCGACGTGGTCTCCGGTGGCCACGACGGCGATCTGCACCGCCCGGCTCCGTTGACCGTCTCGGACGCTGTGGGACGCAACCCCGGCTCGCTCCGAATAGCGCTGAGCCTGCGCAAGCCGTTCATCCCGACGCCTGCCCCGCTGGACCCGGAGATCGCGGCTGCGGCGTACGAGATGGCCGCAGTGCTGCGATTGCTCGGACACCAGGTGGTCGTCGACGATCCCGCATACGGAATGTTGCTGGGGCTCAACTTCTTACCGCGATCACTGGCAGGCGTTGCCACGTGGCTCGATCGCCTTCCCGATCCGGCCCTCGCCGACCCGCGCACCCGAGCCAACGCCAAGAGCGGCCGGGCCCTCGCCGGAGCCCCGTTGCGCGCGGCCCGCGCGGCCGAACCACGCATCGGACGCCGCATCGGCCGGTTCTTCGACGACTACGACATCGTGCTCGCCCCGACCACGGCAACTCCCCCGCCGCGCGTCGACGCCATCGACGGCATCTCCAACGCCGACACCGATCGGGTCATCACCGAGCACTGCCCCTACACGTGGCCCTGGAACGTCCTGGGCTGGCCGAGCGTGAACGTGCCCGCGGGTCTGACGAAGAGCGGCCTTCCCATCGGACTGCAGTTGATGGGACACGAATCATCGGAGCCACTGCTGGTGTCGGTTGCCGCTCAACTCGAGAACGTGCTGCAGTGGCACCGCAAGCGCCCCGAACCGTGGTGGACCCAGGTGAGTGAAACTTCGTAG